A region of Candidatus Wallbacteria bacterium DNA encodes the following proteins:
- a CDS encoding ABC transporter permease → MKFLALLKKELRELFTPQLVIPLVVVIILFNFMGKLMKKEAEKIEKKPPVMILNQDKGEYSSLLIRKLSDSYEILVLSGSLEETLKRQAVGKKSPVIEIPEDFSSGIASGEHRTLNTYTLLSNFSLKGMMSGESLDDVMADVKKILSNLLMEKQFPGANIAFLKNPVLEEKHVVIGQRMAKTNPYDIYGFISQQVSFIPVILFMVIIMAAQMLASAVATEKEDKTLETLLSCPVSRKSIIIAKMLAAAIIALAMCLFYMWGFKGYMEGIQNLGGGESAHGLTDGRLTSALQQLGLLLGVKGYLLLGVVLFLGILCALSLAVILSVFAENAKSVQGLITPLMILVMLPYFLCIFFDISTLSPALKVIIYANPFSYPFLAPPNIFLGNYSLIVYGIIYQFICFLILVSIAAWIFSTDLILTMKLNFGKRKPQI, encoded by the coding sequence ATGAAATTTCTGGCACTCCTGAAAAAAGAACTGCGCGAGCTTTTCACTCCCCAGCTGGTGATCCCGCTGGTGGTTGTAATAATCCTTTTCAACTTCATGGGGAAACTCATGAAAAAAGAAGCCGAAAAGATCGAAAAAAAACCTCCAGTGATGATTTTGAATCAGGACAAGGGTGAATATTCATCGCTCCTGATCCGGAAATTATCAGACAGTTACGAGATTTTAGTGTTAAGCGGCAGTCTGGAAGAAACTCTAAAGCGCCAGGCTGTCGGGAAAAAAAGTCCTGTCATAGAAATTCCGGAAGATTTCTCCAGCGGAATCGCTTCCGGAGAGCATCGAACATTGAATACATACACCCTGCTCTCCAATTTCTCCCTCAAAGGGATGATGAGCGGTGAATCCCTGGACGATGTAATGGCAGACGTCAAAAAAATCCTCAGCAACCTTTTGATGGAAAAGCAGTTCCCAGGCGCAAACATCGCGTTCCTCAAAAACCCTGTGCTGGAAGAAAAACATGTGGTGATCGGGCAGCGGATGGCCAAAACCAATCCATATGATATCTATGGGTTCATTTCACAGCAGGTGAGCTTCATTCCAGTGATCCTATTCATGGTGATCATCATGGCAGCCCAGATGCTGGCCTCAGCAGTGGCCACTGAAAAAGAAGACAAAACCCTGGAAACTCTTCTTTCCTGCCCTGTCAGCCGCAAGTCCATCATTATCGCCAAGATGCTGGCCGCAGCGATCATCGCTCTGGCCATGTGCCTTTTCTATATGTGGGGTTTCAAGGGATACATGGAAGGCATCCAGAATCTCGGAGGCGGAGAAAGCGCACACGGATTGACTGACGGCCGCCTTACCTCAGCTCTCCAGCAGCTCGGCCTGCTGCTTGGGGTAAAAGGCTACCTGCTGCTTGGAGTCGTGCTGTTCCTCGGGATCCTCTGCGCACTCTCGCTGGCCGTGATCCTGAGCGTATTCGCAGAAAACGCCAAAAGCGTGCAGGGTCTGATCACCCCATTGATGATCCTGGTGATGCTCCCCTATTTTCTCTGCATTTTCTTCGATATTTCCACGCTCTCGCCTGCCCTCAAGGTCATAATTTACGCCAATCCCTTCTCCTATCCGTTCCTCGCTCCGCCCAACATCTTCCTGGGTAATTACAGCCTGATCGTCTATGGAATCATTTACCAGTTCATCTGCTTCCTAATCCTGGTCTCCATCGCAGCCTGGATTTTCAGCACAGACCTCATCCTCACCATGAAGCTCAATTTCGGAAAAAGAAAGCCGCAGATCTGA
- a CDS encoding ABC transporter ATP-binding protein: MEALSVRDLRKSYGKIEAVKGVSFDVRQGEIFALIGPNGAGKSTTLKIIATLLTPGSGTIMVCDTDLARDPSHIRELISYLPEESGAYKNLTGRAYLKFMAALFSCDKAAQNQFVATAERINGLNARLSDKIRTYSKGMTRKLLLSRALMTRPRLAILDEPTSGLDVLNALDIRRIIREFAAEGVSILLSSHNMLEIEFLSDRVAIMDKGVIYETGTPDALKEKYGVRNLEEVFARVVA; this comes from the coding sequence ATGGAAGCTCTTTCAGTCAGAGATCTGCGCAAAAGCTACGGCAAGATAGAGGCAGTCAAAGGCGTCAGTTTTGATGTGAGGCAGGGAGAAATTTTCGCCTTGATCGGACCCAACGGGGCAGGTAAATCCACCACGCTCAAAATCATCGCCACTCTGCTCACTCCGGGTTCAGGCACAATCATGGTCTGTGATACGGACCTGGCCCGGGATCCCTCACATATCAGGGAACTGATCAGCTATCTGCCCGAGGAATCCGGGGCTTATAAAAACCTGACCGGACGCGCCTACCTGAAATTCATGGCAGCTCTCTTTTCATGCGATAAAGCTGCTCAAAATCAGTTCGTGGCTACAGCCGAACGGATTAACGGCCTCAACGCACGCCTGTCGGACAAGATCAGGACCTACAGTAAAGGCATGACCCGCAAGCTGCTGCTTTCCCGCGCTCTGATGACCAGACCCAGGCTCGCGATCCTGGATGAACCCACCAGCGGTCTGGATGTTCTGAATGCCCTCGACATCCGCAGGATCATCCGCGAATTTGCGGCTGAGGGTGTTTCCATTCTTCTTTCCAGCCATAACATGCTGGAAATCGAGTTCCTCTCAGACCGGGTGGCAATCATGGATAAAGGTGTGATTTACGAAACCGGAACCCCTGATGCACTCAAGGAAAAATACGGTGTGCGGAATCTGGAAGAGGTTTTCGCCAGGGTGGTAGCATGA
- a CDS encoding tetratricopeptide repeat protein has product MSNACKEKVRCTLCGMESEFHVLLSTIVYGSSDLDTRPPEMQRSTIGFLVQRCPVCGFCASDISDPCPEAQAVVNDQEYKNQLNDPSFPELASSFMCKAILDKKSKNYAEATWALVHAAWDCDDSSDHANQAVACRQQAADMLILAENHCQQISDQEGVSTLVLVDLLRRAGQIDHARQVISERRSKIINDEIVQILDFQTMLLDKKDLLCHTTSELFLEGYQKAADQGDAVAQFKLGELYANGQDVPQDDKQAANWYQKSAIQGHADSQYKLGIMYAKGYGVPQDNVQALSWFQKAADQGSAETLFNIGCLYNYGQRVPQDYKQALHWYQKAADQNHAEAQYNLGLMYDHGQGVPQDFKLAMNWYQKAANQGHVESQYRLGFMYANGQGVPQDKMQAVNWFQKVAVKSKPATLFNLGSIYYHGKLVPQDYKIAFMWYQKAAAQGDADAQRHLGFMYDHGLSVPQDYKLAFDWYLKAAEQGGAGAQFYLGSMYYQGQGVPQNYQLALQWFQKAADQGLGSIADAQFCLGNMYYFGRGVMQDFKQAMQWYLKAAIQGFADAQYNLGVMFDQGQGTSIDYEQSMNWYQKAADRGSDEAQYNLGLMYANGRGVLQDYLKAHFWFNLAAASGKEDAKKNRDIIAEKMTSAQIAEAQKMASDWKPKSKYSFS; this is encoded by the coding sequence ATGTCGAATGCATGCAAAGAAAAAGTTCGTTGCACTCTGTGTGGAATGGAATCAGAATTTCATGTGCTTCTTAGTACAATCGTATATGGTTCTTCCGACTTGGATACCCGGCCTCCTGAAATGCAGAGATCTACTATCGGTTTCTTGGTACAGCGATGTCCTGTTTGCGGATTTTGTGCTTCTGATATCAGCGATCCATGCCCTGAAGCTCAAGCAGTGGTAAATGACCAGGAGTATAAAAATCAGTTGAATGATCCATCCTTTCCAGAACTGGCCTCATCCTTTATGTGCAAGGCCATTTTGGATAAGAAGTCAAAAAACTATGCTGAAGCCACCTGGGCGTTAGTCCATGCAGCTTGGGATTGTGATGACTCCTCCGATCATGCGAATCAAGCGGTTGCTTGTCGGCAGCAAGCGGCGGATATGCTCATTCTTGCAGAAAATCATTGTCAGCAAATATCGGATCAAGAAGGAGTGAGTACCTTAGTTCTCGTTGATCTTCTGCGTAGAGCGGGTCAGATAGATCATGCAAGACAGGTGATCTCGGAACGGAGAAGCAAGATTATTAATGACGAGATCGTTCAAATTTTAGACTTTCAAACTATGTTACTCGACAAGAAGGACTTGCTTTGTCATACCACATCAGAACTTTTTCTTGAAGGATATCAGAAGGCCGCTGATCAGGGTGATGCTGTTGCCCAATTCAAACTTGGTGAATTGTATGCCAATGGACAGGATGTTCCGCAAGATGACAAGCAAGCTGCGAATTGGTATCAGAAGTCAGCTATTCAGGGTCATGCAGATTCTCAGTACAAGCTTGGTATCATGTACGCCAAAGGATATGGCGTACCACAAGATAATGTGCAAGCTTTGAGCTGGTTTCAGAAAGCCGCAGATCAGGGCAGCGCAGAAACATTGTTCAATATTGGTTGCTTGTATAACTATGGCCAGAGAGTCCCACAAGATTACAAACAAGCTTTGCATTGGTATCAGAAAGCAGCTGATCAGAATCATGCAGAGGCTCAATACAATCTTGGCCTCATGTATGACCATGGGCAGGGCGTTCCACAAGATTTTAAGCTTGCTATGAATTGGTATCAGAAGGCGGCTAATCAGGGTCATGTTGAGTCTCAATACAGACTTGGCTTTATGTATGCCAATGGCCAGGGTGTGCCACAAGATAAAATGCAAGCTGTGAACTGGTTTCAGAAAGTCGCTGTTAAGAGTAAGCCAGCAACTCTGTTCAATCTTGGCAGCATCTATTACCACGGTAAGCTTGTCCCGCAAGATTACAAGATAGCTTTTATGTGGTATCAGAAAGCCGCTGCTCAGGGTGACGCAGATGCCCAGCGTCATCTTGGTTTCATGTATGACCATGGCCTGAGTGTTCCACAAGATTACAAGCTTGCTTTTGATTGGTATCTGAAAGCTGCTGAGCAAGGAGGCGCAGGAGCCCAGTTCTATCTTGGTAGCATGTATTATCAAGGCCAGGGTGTACCACAGAATTATCAGCTGGCTTTGCAGTGGTTTCAGAAAGCCGCTGATCAAGGTTTGGGCAGTATTGCCGATGCCCAGTTCTGTCTTGGTAACATGTATTACTTTGGCCGGGGAGTAATGCAAGATTTTAAGCAGGCTATGCAATGGTATCTTAAGGCGGCTATACAAGGTTTTGCTGATGCTCAATACAATCTTGGTGTCATGTTTGACCAAGGCCAGGGAACCTCAATTGATTATGAACAATCTATGAATTGGTATCAGAAAGCTGCTGATCGGGGTAGTGACGAGGCTCAATACAATCTTGGTCTCATGTATGCCAATGGCAGAGGGGTTCTACAAGATTATTTAAAAGCTCATTTCTGGTTTAACCTTGCAGCTGCTTCAGGAAAAGAAGACGCAAAAAAAAATCGAGATATTATTGCTGAAAAGATGACATCCGCTCAAATAGCTGAAGCTCAGAAAATGGCATCTGATTGGAAACCGAAAAGTAAATATTCTTTCTCATAA
- a CDS encoding J domain-containing protein produces MDNLNKDYYTILGVGPDATLEEIKEAYHSRAKILHPDRFDPKTQPNEFKKANDMMADLIEAFEFLKKNRRQNKFEVKKDSTDSKNQSEAQPSASAEQKQDSKPQYPDPQTPLNQQSDGKRWIIQFTVLMVVIALIVLSKNSSGLTPVLKILHMHNLADLVAHIYAGIGVLWASLYISCAAYVKIKQNQFHREGWRRAYEWIKICLLALFAICFFAPLSMALWPVLLYYQFFNGKKSKKEK; encoded by the coding sequence ATGGATAATTTGAACAAAGACTATTATACAATATTAGGAGTCGGCCCCGATGCCACTCTTGAAGAGATTAAAGAAGCATATCACTCTAGGGCAAAAATTTTGCATCCAGATCGTTTTGATCCTAAAACCCAACCTAATGAATTCAAAAAAGCCAATGATATGATGGCTGATTTGATTGAGGCATTCGAATTTCTGAAAAAAAATCGAAGACAAAATAAATTTGAAGTCAAAAAGGATTCAACAGATTCAAAAAATCAAAGTGAAGCTCAGCCATCTGCTTCCGCAGAACAAAAGCAGGATTCGAAACCACAATACCCAGATCCTCAGACTCCACTAAACCAACAAAGCGATGGGAAAAGATGGATTATACAGTTTACTGTTTTAATGGTGGTTATAGCATTGATTGTATTATCTAAAAATTCTAGTGGGCTTACCCCGGTATTGAAAATTCTGCATATGCATAACCTTGCTGATCTTGTTGCACATATCTATGCTGGAATTGGGGTTTTATGGGCATCACTTTATATAAGTTGTGCTGCTTATGTAAAGATAAAGCAAAACCAATTTCATCGTGAGGGGTGGCGTCGAGCTTACGAATGGATTAAGATTTGTTTATTAGCATTGTTTGCAATTTGCTTTTTTGCGCCACTCTCAATGGCTCTTTGGCCAGTACTGCTTTACTATCAGTTCTTTAATGGAAAAAAATCAAAGAAGGAAAAATAG
- a CDS encoding FRG domain-containing protein, which translates to MIQNFIIEKLEDFFKVFAELEWNTENFIFRGVSNHEYELLPKIFRNGFTSDEEKRHFIDTHEYNAEREMKIYKTWKKKAYSYLNSYNIVNQWERLAIAQHYGLCTRLLDWTRNPMVAAYFAVNSQSVEDCAIWALSFTDSDYIDKSYYDQDIDSFSGFFLFQPIDTDRRITAQNSIFSAQSFPISITNFFNEGEPADLQRLKKYKEEQRFLQTSTLIKIVIKNELKNKLYRVLLSWGINKGNLFPGLEGVSSGLTEQIKELKFF; encoded by the coding sequence ATGATACAAAATTTCATTATTGAAAAATTAGAAGATTTTTTTAAGGTTTTCGCTGAGCTGGAATGGAATACCGAAAACTTTATTTTTCGGGGAGTTTCAAATCATGAATATGAACTACTCCCTAAAATATTTCGCAACGGATTCACATCAGATGAAGAAAAAAGACATTTTATTGATACTCATGAATATAACGCCGAAAGAGAAATGAAAATATATAAAACATGGAAAAAAAAGGCGTATTCATATTTAAACTCATATAATATTGTTAATCAATGGGAACGCCTTGCTATTGCTCAACATTACGGATTATGTACTAGGCTTCTTGACTGGACAAGAAATCCAATGGTTGCAGCATATTTTGCTGTTAATTCCCAGTCTGTTGAAGATTGTGCTATCTGGGCTTTGAGCTTTACTGACTCAGACTATATTGACAAAAGTTATTATGACCAGGACATTGATTCTTTTTCCGGTTTTTTTCTTTTTCAGCCGATCGATACAGATCGTCGCATTACAGCACAGAATTCTATTTTTTCAGCTCAGAGTTTTCCAATATCAATTACTAATTTTTTCAATGAGGGAGAACCAGCAGATCTCCAGCGTCTAAAAAAATACAAAGAGGAACAGCGTTTTCTGCAAACGTCCACTCTGATAAAAATTGTTATAAAGAATGAATTGAAAAATAAGCTTTACCGTGTGCTTCTGTCATGGGGAATAAATAAAGGCAATTTATTTCCCGGTTTAGAAGGTGTTTCTTCCGGATTGACTGAACAAATTAAGGAGTTAAAGTTCTTTTAA
- a CDS encoding nucleotidyltransferase domain-containing protein: MGKKEIIALLREYKNNFTEKYGIGSLGFFGSMARGEAREDSDLDIVVTIEKPDLVVLSRIRIEIEEMIHRHVDIVHYRKNMNKFLKDRIDREAVYV; the protein is encoded by the coding sequence ATGGGCAAAAAAGAAATCATAGCCTTGTTGCGCGAGTATAAGAATAATTTCACCGAAAAATATGGGATTGGTTCCCTGGGTTTCTTTGGTTCAATGGCCCGCGGCGAAGCACGCGAGGACAGCGATCTTGACATAGTCGTCACCATTGAAAAACCTGATCTTGTCGTCCTTTCCCGCATCCGCATCGAGATCGAGGAAATGATTCACAGGCATGTGGATATCGTGCATTACAGGAAGAACATGAATAAGTTTCTCAAGGACAGGATCGACAGAGAGGCGGTTTATGTTTGA